Within Ralstonia pickettii DTP0602, the genomic segment ATGCCGGCGCGCGTCGCATCCGCGGCGCAGCCAAAGCGGGTCTGCGCCGCCGGGCAGGGCAGCGCGAGCTTGTTGCCGTGGAGCCAGACCTCGGCGCGCAGCGTCCACCAACCGTCGCATTGCCCGCCATATCGCAGCGCCGCGAGATGGATGCGGTGGCCGCGGTACATCACGTTCTGGTCGTACCATCCACTGGGCATTGGCGTCGCTTGGCAACAGGCCGCAGCCAACTCGGTTCAGCGCGCCCGGAACTCGCCCGGACTGCGCCCGCTGGGGCTGTGGCGGTGCCACTCCTGGGTGATGTCCGGGAACACGTCACACTCGCCCCGGACGATGTTTTCAATGGTGGCGCATACGCATTCCGTGCCGCGCGGCCCCACGCAGACCAGGCTGCGCGGATGGTCGGTATGTTGCGGGATGGCATAGACGCGCATGCCCTCCTGGAAGAGGGGATGCTTGGTCAGGCGCTCGTTCATCAGTTCGACAAAGCGCTGCGGAGTCACGACCGGCTTATCCATTGCATGCTCCTGCGGCCTTGCCCGCCGCGCTATTGTCGAAAGCGCGTGAGGGCGACCAGGTCAGTTAAGGCCAGGAATATGACAGGCAGGTGGCAGGGATGCCCCCGGCAATGAGCCGGGAGTGGCCGGAAGGAGAATCGCGGGCAATGCTCACCCCGCGTTGCCACTGCCGCGATTTCAGACTAGAACATGTGCCGCGCCGCGCAAAGCGCGGCGCAGCATCAAGCCGGGTATGCGCCGCCTGGGCGGCAGTTCAGGTGGCGCGCGCTTCGCCCGCGGCGCGCGGGCCGTCCAGCATCTGGTTGCCGGCAGCCCAGCAGGCGGCCTCGGCCTCAGCCTCCGAGGCATAGCTGGAAGTGGCCTCGACGGTGCAATCGGCGTCGGCAGCGCCGCAGCGCTCTTCCATGATGATGCGCCAGGTGTACTGGCCGGGCGGGTCTTCCAGGACATGGAGCACCAGCGTGCGGTGCTCGTCGGTGAGCGTCAGGGGCAGGTTCGACATGGGTGCCTCCCATTGGCAGGGTGGGACGCATTGATGCTAGCAATTGCGCGGCGCCAATGCCATGACAGTTTTGCCGCCGCAGCGTGGCAAGATACGGCGCAGGCCGCAGCGGCGGCTTTCCCCGCCGCGCCAATTCCAGTATCTTCTGCGCCGTGGCGCCGCTCGGCGCCGCTTTTCGTGACCGACCATGCCCCGAACATGCCCATTTCGCCTCAGCTGAAAGAACGGGTCGCCGCCCTGACGGCACACTACGACGCCACGGTCCTGCCGCTCTGGACCGCCAGCGGCTGGAATGCCGACCTGTTGCTGCCCTATGAGGCGCTCGACGGCGCCACCGCCGCGCCGCAGCCGGCGGCGCGCTACCGCGCCATGGCCTGCGCGCGCCAGCTCTATGTGTTTTCGCTCGCGGGGCAGCATGCACATGCCGATACGCTGTTCGGCTCGCTGCAGGCGTACTTCGGCAATGGGGACGGGAGCTGGAACTACAGCGTCGACGCGGGCGGCACACCGCTCGATGTCACGCGCGACCTCTATACACACGCCTTCGTGATCTTTGCCTGTGCGAACTATCATGCGCGGCGCGGCAGTCCCGATGCGCTCGAGGTGCTCGATGAAACCGTCGACATCGTCGAGGACCGCTTTGCCGATGGCCAGGGCCTCTACCATGCCGCGCTGACTGAGCACTTCCGCCCAAAGGGCGCGGGGGTGCTGCAGAACCCGGTGATGCACCTGACCGAGGCCTACCTGGCGGCGCTGGATGCGACCGGCGACGAATGGTATGCCGAACGCCTGCGCGAGATCGCGATGGCCGTGCATGAACGCTTTGTCGATCCGGCCAGCGGCTGCATCGCGGAACTGCCGCAGGGCAGCGCGGACAATCGCATCGAGCCGGGGCATCAGTTCGAGTGGTTCTCGCTGGTGGCGGCGCGGCAGCATCTGTTCGACGACCTGCCGCTGGACGGCGCGCTGCGCAAGGCCTTTGCATTCGCGCAGCAGCACGGCGTGGCGGCGGATACGCTGGGCGTCAGCGCCGCGCTGGACGCGGGCGGCGCACTGCTCGACGGCACCCAGCGCATCTGGGCTCAAACCGAATACGCGCGCGCGCTGGCGCTGCATGGCGAGCCACAGTCACTGGCCACGCTGGAGACCTGGGCGCAGCAGTTTCGCGGCCGCTTCCTGCATGCGCAGGGCTGGCACGAATGCCTGGCGCCCTCGGGCGACGTGGTGCGCGCGGAAATGCCGTCGACCTCGCCTTACCACCTGGCCACGTCCTACTGCGCACTGGCAGCGCTGGCAGGCGTGAACTGGCCGGGGCAGGGCGGCTGACAGAGGGGGCCCGCCTCCA encodes:
- a CDS encoding N-acylglucosamine 2-epimerase (K01809: E5.3.1.8, manA; mannose-6-phosphate isomerase [EC:5.3.1.8]) — its product is MAGRRIAGNAHPALPLPRFQTRTCAAPRKARRSIKPGMRRLGGSSGGARFARGARAVQHLVAGSPAGGLGLSLRGIAGSGLDGAIGVGSAAALFHDDAPGVLAGRVFQDMEHQRAVLVGERQGQVRHGCLPLAGWDALMLAIARRQCHDSFAAAAWQDTAQAAAAAFPAAPIPVSSAPWRRSAPLFVTDHAPNMPISPQLKERVAALTAHYDATVLPLWTASGWNADLLLPYEALDGATAAPQPAARYRAMACARQLYVFSLAGQHAHADTLFGSLQAYFGNGDGSWNYSVDAGGTPLDVTRDLYTHAFVIFACANYHARRGSPDALEVLDETVDIVEDRFADGQGLYHAALTEHFRPKGAGVLQNPVMHLTEAYLAALDATGDEWYAERLREIAMAVHERFVDPASGCIAELPQGSADNRIEPGHQFEWFSLVAARQHLFDDLPLDGALRKAFAFAQQHGVAADTLGVSAALDAGGALLDGTQRIWAQTEYARALALHGEPQSLATLETWAQQFRGRFLHAQGWHECLAPSGDVVRAEMPSTSPYHLATSYCALAALAGVNWPGQGG